In Blastopirellula sp. J2-11, a single genomic region encodes these proteins:
- a CDS encoding SMI1/KNR4 family protein: MALEEILNFIPPPAAAVDTSGDWAIAEQQFGLTFPTDYKQFIETYGSGEFQRGLVVANLLTQEGRDKVCADLSRYAELQAACEHEYILHPERPGLFPWGSDENGHLYCWWTEGEPDQWGIVQLYHRCEDAPLKIFPGPLTSFFVRFMSNAYTNMLGGIEFEPDQLRFTRGRQPV; the protein is encoded by the coding sequence ATGGCCCTGGAAGAGATTCTCAACTTCATTCCACCTCCGGCCGCAGCGGTCGATACCTCAGGCGATTGGGCAATCGCCGAACAGCAGTTTGGTTTGACGTTTCCGACCGACTACAAACAGTTTATCGAGACTTACGGTTCGGGCGAGTTCCAGCGAGGTCTCGTCGTCGCGAATCTGCTGACCCAGGAAGGTCGAGACAAGGTCTGCGCAGATCTGTCACGCTATGCCGAACTGCAAGCAGCTTGTGAACACGAGTATATTCTGCACCCCGAGCGCCCTGGTTTGTTTCCCTGGGGAAGCGACGAAAATGGGCATCTTTACTGTTGGTGGACCGAGGGAGAACCGGACCAGTGGGGAATCGTCCAACTTTATCACCGTTGCGAGGACGCCCCTTTGAAGATTTTCCCCGGGCCGCTCACCAGCTTTTTCGTCCGCTTTATGAGCAACGCCTACACGAACATGCTGGGGGGAATCGAGTTTGAGCCGGACCAGCTTCGCTTTACCCGCGGCCGCCAGCCGGTCTAG